The window TTCAACCTCGCGGCCCTGCGCGATGACCCGTTCGGGACGCTGGTGCGGAGCACCGAGATCACCGTGGAGATCGAGGACGGCCTCGCGAATACGGGCTGCGGCGGAGGCGGCTACTACCGCCCCTCGCCGCCCACGATCCACCTGCACCCAGCGACCTCGCGCCGCGACAACTTCACCCTTCTCCACGAGCTTGGTCACCATCTACAGCAGTCGCATGACCAGTGGGGGTTCGCGCTCATCGACATGGCCGACCGGGAGCGCCGCAAGATCGAGGAGCAGGTGTCCGACCAGTTCGCCGCTCAGATCCTGATGCCGGTAGGTGACGCAGACCTCCGTGACGCCTCGTTCCACCCGGCGGATGTCATGGCCGGTCTCTTTGCCCGTTGGGAGGCCTCCCGTACCGCGGTCCTGCAGCGCGTGCGCGAGATGCTGCCCACAGGTTCCCGTTGGCTCCTGGCGGTCGCCGACCTAGACGGGGTCGTGATCACCTCTGCGAGAACCTACGACGATCCACAGCCGCCGAAAGGCTTTGCGCAAGAGGGGTTCAGGCGTGTCGCAGCCGAGGCGATGGAGTCGGCTGTGCGGCGGGAATTCCATGAGGGCATCGAGTACAAGACCGGAGCGGTACTCGACGGTATGCGCATTGAGGCCGCGATCGA is drawn from Candidatus Mycolicibacterium alkanivorans and contains these coding sequences:
- a CDS encoding ImmA/IrrE family metallo-endopeptidase, which gives rise to MDGWDDLATGRDARAIAARIAAECTTFNLAALRDDPFGTLVRSTEITVEIEDGLANTGCGGGGYYRPSPPTIHLHPATSRRDNFTLLHELGHHLQQSHDQWGFALIDMADRERRKIEEQVSDQFAAQILMPVGDADLRDASFHPADVMAGLFARWEASRTAVLQRVREMLPTGSRWLLAVADLDGVVITSARTYDDPQPPKGFAQEGFRRVAAEAMESAVRREFHEGIEYKTGAVLDGMRIEAAIDHEERYVFIALRPTTVNGSGTWTFPLQECSNTVCESTFQAKQSSGRCGICQEFKCPDCHRCGCATVARRAACRVCGLIHAGEC